A part of Nesterenkonia lutea genomic DNA contains:
- a CDS encoding putative hydro-lyase, translating into MIPPDTGFTPGGAPLNPAAARARFRAGLRRPTSGISPGFAQVNLLALPRELAFDMLLFAQRNPKSCPVLGVFEPGQHDDAGIAHPLLAEGDLRTDLPAYRVYRDGELIAEPDDATAHWREDLVAFLIGCSFTFEAPLLEAGIPIAHIEQGVNVPMYTTAIRCAPAGRLRGPLVVSMRPLPADQIADAVRITSRYPGVHGAPVHIGSPAALGIDDLASPDFGDPVEIPAGWTPVFWACGVTPQAEVMESKPELAISHAPGHMLITDLPDAQLQVP; encoded by the coding sequence GTGATCCCGCCGGACACAGGCTTCACCCCCGGAGGGGCGCCGCTGAACCCCGCCGCAGCCCGCGCACGCTTCCGTGCCGGGCTGCGGCGGCCCACCAGCGGGATCAGCCCGGGCTTCGCCCAGGTCAACCTGCTGGCGCTGCCGCGTGAGCTGGCCTTCGACATGCTGCTCTTCGCGCAGCGCAACCCGAAGTCCTGTCCGGTGCTGGGCGTCTTCGAACCGGGCCAGCACGACGACGCCGGCATCGCACACCCATTGCTGGCCGAGGGTGACCTCCGCACTGATCTCCCCGCCTACCGGGTCTACCGCGACGGCGAGCTCATCGCTGAACCCGATGACGCCACCGCGCACTGGCGCGAGGATCTGGTCGCCTTCCTGATCGGGTGCAGCTTCACCTTCGAAGCCCCGCTGCTGGAGGCCGGAATCCCGATCGCCCATATCGAGCAGGGCGTGAACGTGCCGATGTACACGACCGCCATCCGCTGCGCACCGGCGGGCCGGCTCCGCGGCCCTCTGGTGGTGTCCATGCGTCCGCTGCCGGCGGATCAGATCGCCGACGCCGTGCGGATCACCTCACGCTACCCAGGAGTCCACGGCGCCCCGGTGCACATCGGCAGTCCCGCAGCACTCGGAATCGATGACCTCGCCTCCCCGGACTTCGGGGATCCGGTGGAGATCCCCGCAGGCTGGACGCCGGTCTTCTGGGCCTGTGGGGTCACCCCGCAGGCGGAGGTGATGGAGTCCAAGCCGGAGCTGGCGATCAGCCACGCGCCGGGGCACATGCTGATCACCGACCTGCCCGACGCCCAGCTTCAGGTGCCGTGA
- a CDS encoding polyamine aminopropyltransferase codes for MIARFEELDWQQTPMGELMLRRRTEPGTGTQIYEVKLGEEFLMSSLFTVAEEQMSTLGLAAATGEKLDVLVGGLGLGYTAVTALGDERVHRLQVIDALPAVIDWHQRKLLPVSSQLVEDERTTLRHDDFFAVVRRPPEAGSPLHDVILLDVDHSPRHTLHPSHADLYTTEGLTALAKHLGEHGVFTLWSDDPPDEEFMTILASVFDDCRAHIVEFANHLTGGTSSNTVYVGTKRLS; via the coding sequence ATGATCGCACGGTTCGAAGAGCTTGACTGGCAGCAGACCCCGATGGGCGAGCTGATGCTGCGTCGGCGCACCGAGCCCGGCACGGGCACGCAGATCTATGAGGTGAAGCTGGGCGAGGAGTTCCTCATGTCGAGCCTGTTCACCGTGGCCGAGGAGCAGATGTCGACCCTGGGCCTCGCCGCGGCCACGGGCGAGAAGCTCGACGTGCTCGTCGGCGGCCTCGGCCTGGGCTACACAGCGGTCACAGCACTCGGCGATGAGCGGGTGCACCGGCTGCAGGTCATCGACGCTCTCCCAGCCGTCATCGACTGGCACCAGCGCAAGCTGCTCCCGGTCTCGAGTCAGCTGGTCGAGGACGAGCGGACGACTCTGCGCCACGATGACTTCTTCGCGGTGGTGCGGCGGCCGCCCGAAGCTGGTTCGCCCCTCCATGACGTCATCCTGCTCGACGTCGACCATTCACCGCGGCACACGCTTCACCCGAGCCACGCGGATCTCTACACCACCGAGGGGCTGACCGCCCTGGCGAAGCACCTCGGTGAGCACGGGGTCTTCACCCTGTGGTCCGATGACCCGCCGGACGAGGAGTTCATGACCATCCTCGCTTCGGTCTTCGATGACTGCCGGGCCCATATCGTGGAGTTCGCCAACCACCTCACCGGGGGCACCTCCTCAAACACCGTCTACGTCGGGACCAAGCGCCTGAGCTGA
- a CDS encoding PLDc N-terminal domain-containing protein yields the protein MDLDPMSVLFLLFGLAAVAVVVGFIVIALIQVLREPLLPPALRMCWVIVLIALPILGTLVWFVFGQSINERILSAI from the coding sequence ATGGATCTTGATCCCATGTCGGTGCTGTTCCTGCTCTTCGGTCTGGCGGCCGTCGCCGTCGTCGTGGGGTTCATCGTGATCGCGCTGATCCAGGTGCTCCGCGAGCCTCTGCTGCCGCCGGCGCTGCGGATGTGCTGGGTGATCGTCCTGATTGCTCTTCCGATCCTCGGCACGCTCGTCTGGTTCGTCTTCGGGCAGAGCATCAATGAGCGGATCCTCTCTGCGATCTGA
- a CDS encoding GntR family transcriptional regulator, with protein sequence MTDVLWSSLSAEGLREHAHAPERVAELLRGAIAAGAIRPGTKLPEVQLTRQLDISRHTLRSGFQILAAEGLVERHPNRGVFVHQPTAADIAEIYRVRRVLEVGAVRTAEFPAEELEQLHRVVSAAEVARDRGDVPAMAQANQVFHRTIAAQVRSALIDALMEQVLARMRLAFHAKSEQPSFHHTFIERNRELARLLGEGDRQAAEDYLVDYLAAAEAELLDHLGG encoded by the coding sequence ATGACCGACGTGTTGTGGAGCTCCTTGTCTGCCGAGGGCCTGAGGGAGCACGCGCATGCCCCGGAGCGGGTCGCGGAGCTGCTGCGCGGAGCCATCGCGGCCGGGGCGATCCGTCCGGGCACCAAGCTGCCGGAGGTCCAGCTGACCCGTCAGCTGGACATCTCCCGGCACACGCTGCGCAGCGGATTCCAGATCCTCGCCGCCGAAGGGCTCGTGGAGCGCCATCCCAACCGGGGGGTGTTCGTGCACCAGCCCACCGCGGCAGACATCGCTGAGATCTATCGGGTGCGCCGGGTGCTCGAGGTCGGTGCGGTGCGCACCGCGGAGTTCCCCGCAGAAGAGCTGGAGCAGCTGCACCGGGTGGTCTCCGCCGCGGAGGTGGCGAGGGATCGCGGGGACGTCCCTGCGATGGCCCAGGCCAACCAGGTGTTCCACCGGACCATCGCGGCTCAGGTGCGCAGCGCGCTGATCGATGCACTCATGGAACAGGTCCTGGCACGGATGCGACTGGCCTTCCACGCGAAATCCGAGCAGCCCAGCTTCCATCACACCTTCATCGAGCGCAACCGGGAGCTGGCCCGGCTGCTCGGCGAGGGAGACCGGCAGGCGGCGGAGGACTACCTGGTGGACTATCTCGCCGCCGCCGAGGCTGAGCTGCTGGACCACCTGGGAGGCTGA
- a CDS encoding MFS transporter encodes MAQNKHPAATPKEPLFTKDFLLAIVINLFLAIVFFVLVTGLAVYAAEEFAAGETAAGFAASAFVVGALGARVFAGKYVNFLGRRRTVLACLVVYVLAGLAYLWVDSYEMLIALRAVHGISFGFGQTALNAGVFAMIPASRRGEGAGYYLLANSLPPAIGPLAAIQLTQRYDFWAMFVAVTIVSVFGLIAVLFLKLPEDRPWRTSLREKLTLRPRDIIEPRAFKISLVAMLLGIGFASVMTFLNGYARSLDMVDAASLFFVIYAGAVLVSRLFMGRIQDRYGDNLAVYPAVIFYIVAMGLLAWAPNQGVLLTAGVLAGFGFGSLLPVLQAIIASDLPAHRTSIGISTFFIMLDTGFGFSPLLLGPLVGFADYRFMYGACAGVVVVALILYWLVHGRHDVLQGVPRRIPRSGPRAKDDDGAAPGPQRP; translated from the coding sequence ATGGCCCAGAACAAGCACCCCGCGGCGACGCCGAAGGAGCCGCTCTTCACCAAAGATTTCCTGCTGGCGATCGTCATCAATCTCTTCCTGGCCATCGTCTTCTTCGTGCTGGTGACCGGGCTGGCGGTCTACGCGGCCGAGGAGTTCGCCGCCGGTGAGACTGCCGCCGGGTTCGCGGCCTCGGCCTTCGTTGTCGGCGCCCTGGGTGCGCGGGTCTTCGCGGGCAAGTACGTGAACTTCCTGGGTCGGCGCCGCACTGTGCTGGCGTGCCTGGTGGTCTATGTCCTCGCCGGCCTGGCGTACCTCTGGGTGGACAGCTACGAGATGCTCATCGCGCTGCGCGCCGTGCACGGGATCTCCTTCGGCTTCGGACAGACCGCGCTCAACGCCGGCGTCTTCGCGATGATCCCCGCCTCCCGCCGCGGTGAGGGCGCCGGATACTATCTGCTCGCCAACTCCCTGCCCCCGGCGATCGGGCCGCTGGCCGCGATCCAGCTGACTCAGCGCTATGACTTCTGGGCGATGTTCGTGGCGGTCACCATCGTCTCCGTCTTCGGACTGATCGCGGTGCTGTTCCTCAAGCTCCCCGAGGACAGACCCTGGCGGACCAGCCTGCGGGAGAAGCTGACGCTGCGCCCTCGGGACATCATCGAGCCGCGCGCGTTCAAGATCTCCCTGGTGGCGATGCTGCTGGGCATCGGCTTCGCCTCGGTGATGACCTTCCTCAACGGCTATGCCCGCAGCCTCGACATGGTGGACGCGGCCTCGCTGTTCTTCGTGATCTACGCCGGTGCTGTCCTGGTGTCGCGCCTGTTCATGGGCAGGATCCAAGACCGCTACGGGGACAACCTCGCCGTGTACCCCGCCGTGATCTTCTACATCGTGGCCATGGGACTGCTGGCGTGGGCACCCAACCAGGGCGTCCTGCTCACCGCCGGGGTGCTGGCCGGCTTCGGGTTCGGCTCGCTGCTGCCGGTGCTGCAGGCGATCATCGCCTCGGACCTGCCCGCCCACCGCACGAGCATCGGGATCTCGACCTTCTTCATCATGCTCGACACCGGCTTCGGCTTCTCCCCGCTGCTGCTGGGACCGCTGGTCGGCTTCGCTGACTATCGCTTCATGTATGGCGCCTGCGCAGGCGTGGTCGTCGTCGCGCTGATCCTGTACTGGCTGGTCCACGGTCGCCACGACGTGCTCCAGGGGGTCCCGCGCAGAATCCCTCGTTCAGGTCCGCGGGCCAAGGACGACGACGGCGCGGCCCCCGGCCCACAGCGCCCCTGA
- a CDS encoding ABC transporter ATP-binding protein, which yields MSMERAAWGSLYSMTHAKKDYRPLNRETLTRIGQFASPHRTRLIWFLILSVVTAALAVATPLLAGQVVNAITSSAAVEVVIRLAVLIAIIAVADAGFNILSRWLSSRIGEGLILDLRTAVFDHVQKMPIAFFTRTRTGALVSRLNNDVIGAQRAFSGTLSGVVGNLVMVVLTFIAMLSLSWQVTLLALVLLPVFVLPARLMGSRLAVLQREAANHNATMGTQMTERFSAPGATLIKLFGRPEEESAEFERRARRVQDIGVKTAMLQSTFVTALTLVSALALALVYGLGGFYAIVGDLEAGAVVSLALLLTRLYAPLTALASARVEVMSALVSFERVFEVLDLKPLITEKEDAEPLPEGPAAVEFDEVTFSYPSAEKVSLASLEEVATLDQRGGEEVLHGVSLRVEPGQTVAIVGSSGAGKSTIAALLARLYDVDSGSVRLAGVDVRDTTFASLRASLGVVTQDGHLFHDTIRANLTLPSPGATDAQIWDAIRRARLESVVHSMPDGLDTVVGERGYRLSGGERQRMTLARLLLAQPQVVILDEATAALDSTSEAAVQAALTEALVGRTALVIAHRLSTVRAADAILVVEAGQIVERGTHSKLLAADGRYAELYRTQFATEDS from the coding sequence GTGAGCATGGAACGCGCGGCATGGGGCTCGCTGTACAGCATGACCCATGCGAAGAAGGACTATCGGCCGCTCAACCGGGAGACGCTGACTCGCATCGGCCAGTTCGCCAGCCCCCACCGGACCCGGCTGATCTGGTTCCTGATCCTCTCGGTGGTCACCGCCGCGCTCGCGGTGGCGACTCCGCTGCTGGCTGGACAGGTCGTCAATGCGATCACCAGCTCGGCCGCTGTCGAGGTCGTCATCCGATTGGCCGTGCTGATCGCGATCATCGCCGTCGCCGATGCGGGGTTCAACATCCTCAGCCGGTGGCTCTCATCACGGATCGGTGAGGGTCTGATCCTTGATCTGCGCACCGCAGTCTTCGACCACGTGCAGAAGATGCCCATCGCCTTCTTCACCCGCACCCGCACCGGCGCGCTGGTGAGCCGGCTGAACAACGATGTCATCGGGGCGCAGCGCGCTTTCAGCGGCACCCTCTCCGGCGTCGTCGGGAACCTGGTGATGGTCGTCCTCACCTTCATCGCCATGCTCTCACTGTCCTGGCAGGTCACCCTGCTGGCCCTGGTGCTGCTGCCGGTCTTCGTGCTGCCTGCCCGCCTCATGGGCAGCCGACTGGCAGTGTTGCAGCGCGAGGCGGCGAACCACAACGCCACCATGGGCACTCAGATGACTGAACGCTTCTCCGCCCCGGGCGCCACGCTGATCAAGCTCTTCGGGCGTCCCGAGGAGGAGTCCGCCGAATTCGAGCGGCGCGCCCGGCGCGTGCAGGACATCGGGGTCAAGACCGCGATGCTGCAGTCCACCTTTGTCACCGCGCTGACCCTGGTCTCCGCACTGGCCCTCGCCCTGGTCTACGGCCTGGGCGGCTTCTACGCCATCGTCGGCGATCTCGAAGCCGGGGCGGTCGTCTCCCTGGCGCTGCTGCTCACCCGCCTCTATGCGCCGCTGACCGCCCTCGCGAGCGCTCGGGTGGAAGTGATGAGCGCTCTGGTCAGCTTCGAGCGAGTCTTCGAGGTGCTGGACCTCAAGCCGCTGATCACAGAGAAGGAGGACGCCGAGCCGCTGCCGGAGGGCCCTGCCGCCGTGGAGTTCGACGAGGTCACCTTCTCCTACCCGTCTGCGGAGAAGGTCTCACTCGCCTCGCTGGAGGAGGTCGCGACCTTGGACCAGCGCGGTGGCGAAGAGGTCCTCCACGGCGTCAGCCTGCGCGTGGAGCCCGGGCAGACAGTCGCCATCGTGGGCTCCTCAGGAGCCGGCAAGTCCACCATCGCCGCCCTGCTGGCACGGCTCTATGACGTCGACTCCGGATCGGTGCGCCTGGCCGGAGTGGACGTCCGCGACACCACCTTCGCCTCGCTGCGCGCTTCCCTGGGCGTGGTCACCCAGGACGGACACCTCTTCCACGACACCATCCGCGCCAACCTCACCCTGCCCTCCCCCGGGGCCACCGACGCGCAGATCTGGGATGCCATCCGCAGGGCCCGGCTGGAATCGGTGGTCCACTCCATGCCCGATGGGCTGGACACCGTGGTCGGGGAACGCGGCTATCGACTCTCCGGCGGAGAGCGCCAGCGGATGACCCTGGCCCGGCTGCTGCTGGCCCAGCCCCAGGTGGTGATCCTCGATGAGGCCACCGCCGCGTTGGACTCCACCTCCGAGGCCGCCGTACAGGCCGCGCTGACCGAGGCGCTGGTGGGACGCACCGCGCTGGTGATCGCACACCGGCTCTCCACGGTGCGCGCCGCCGACGCGATCCTCGTGGTCGAGGCGGGCCAGATCGTGGAACGCGGCACGCACTCCAAGCTGCTGGCGGCCGACGGGCGCTACGCCGAGCTCTACCGGACCCAGTTCGCCACCGAGGACTCCTGA
- a CDS encoding NRAMP family divalent metal transporter, with protein MFLMATSAVGPGFITQTATFTYQLGAAFGFAILISVLVDIAVQLNVWRVLGVSGLYAQTLGNRILPGLGWALAALIFFGGVVFNIGNIAGAGLGLNAMTGMDARIGGALSVILALLIFLSKKAGVALDRIVVGCGAVLILLMIFMAVTTAPPLGEALRQTFVPDQVEFLVITTLIGGTVGGYITYAGAHRLIASGNTGVENVKAISQTSVLGIIVATVIRFLLFLAILGVVSTGAVLAEDNVAADAFSVALGEIGLRVFGAVFWVAAITSILGCTYTTVSFLTTENTKDRTKNWYFLGFLVLTSGVFLLLGQAPQTLLIMAGAFNGTVLPLGFAVILYAAWRRRDLLQGYRYPKWLLILGVLVWLLTIFMGYSSLGGLASLWTEG; from the coding sequence ATGTTCCTGATGGCCACCAGTGCCGTGGGCCCGGGCTTCATCACCCAGACCGCCACGTTCACCTATCAGCTGGGAGCCGCCTTCGGCTTCGCGATTTTGATCTCGGTGCTGGTCGACATCGCTGTGCAGCTCAACGTCTGGCGGGTGCTCGGGGTCTCCGGGCTCTACGCCCAGACCCTGGGCAACCGCATCCTGCCCGGCCTGGGCTGGGCGCTCGCGGCACTGATCTTCTTCGGCGGCGTGGTCTTCAACATCGGCAACATCGCCGGCGCCGGCCTGGGCCTCAACGCCATGACCGGCATGGACGCCCGCATCGGCGGTGCGCTCTCGGTGATCCTCGCGCTGCTGATCTTCCTCTCCAAGAAGGCCGGGGTCGCGCTGGACCGGATCGTGGTCGGCTGTGGCGCCGTGCTGATCCTGCTGATGATCTTCATGGCCGTCACCACTGCCCCGCCGCTGGGGGAGGCGCTGCGTCAGACCTTCGTGCCCGACCAGGTGGAGTTCCTGGTGATCACCACGCTGATCGGCGGCACCGTCGGCGGCTATATCACCTATGCCGGCGCCCACCGGCTCATCGCCTCGGGCAACACCGGGGTCGAGAACGTCAAGGCGATCTCGCAGACCTCGGTGCTCGGGATCATCGTGGCCACCGTCATTCGCTTCCTGCTCTTCCTGGCGATCCTCGGGGTCGTCTCCACCGGTGCGGTCCTGGCGGAGGACAACGTCGCGGCAGATGCCTTCTCGGTGGCTCTCGGAGAGATCGGTCTGCGCGTCTTCGGTGCGGTCTTCTGGGTCGCCGCGATCACCTCGATCCTGGGCTGCACCTACACCACGGTGTCCTTCCTGACCACGGAGAACACCAAGGACCGCACGAAGAACTGGTACTTCCTCGGCTTTCTGGTGCTCACCAGCGGGGTCTTCCTGCTGCTCGGCCAGGCGCCGCAGACCCTGCTGATCATGGCGGGCGCGTTCAACGGCACTGTGCTCCCGCTGGGATTCGCGGTGATCCTCTACGCCGCATGGCGCCGCCGGGACCTGCTGCAGGGCTATAGGTACCCCAAGTGGCTGCTCATCCTCGGCGTCCTGGTCTGGCTGCTGACCATCTTCATGGGCTACAGCTCGCTGGGCGGTCTGGCCAGCCTCTGGACCGAAGGGTGA